From Oncorhynchus kisutch isolate 150728-3 unplaced genomic scaffold, Okis_V2 scaffold2951, whole genome shotgun sequence, a single genomic window includes:
- the LOC116371131 gene encoding C-C motif chemokine 13-like encodes MKTLTALLLLGLLCSLHTTSAGVIALEIAPECCMKFSARIPLQQVVSLRTTSSSCPRKALIFTTKKGKTFCVDPSEAWVQSHVTKIESRPQ; translated from the exons ATGAAGACCCTGACTGCTCTACTCCTCCTGGGACTGCTCTGCTCCCTCCATACGACGTctgcag GTGTCATCGCGTTGGAAATAGCACCTGAATGCTGTATGAAATTCAGCGCGAGGATCCCTCTTCAACAAGTGGTTTCTCTCAGAACAACCTCCAGTAGCTGCCCTCGCAAAGCACTGAT TTTCACCACAAAGAAAGGGAAGACATTTTGTGTTGACCCTTCTGAAGCCTGGGTCCAGAGTCATGTGACCAAGATTGAGAGCAGACCACAATGA